In Sphingomonas sp. G-3-2-10, a single window of DNA contains:
- a CDS encoding response regulator, with protein sequence MTALEGLRVLVVEDEPIVAMCLEDILDGLGCVTIGPASRLADGLALAQAGGLDAAILDINLGGERSTRIAEALRGGGVPFAFASGYGAVPEGFENQPLIEKPYREADIQAALVRLLG encoded by the coding sequence ATGACCGCGCTGGAGGGACTGCGCGTGCTGGTCGTCGAAGACGAGCCGATCGTCGCGATGTGCCTCGAGGACATATTGGACGGCCTTGGTTGCGTCACCATCGGCCCCGCCAGCCGCCTCGCCGACGGGCTGGCGCTGGCACAGGCCGGCGGGCTCGACGCGGCGATCCTCGACATCAATCTGGGCGGCGAGCGCAGCACCCGCATCGCCGAGGCGCTGCGCGGCGGCGGCGTGCCCTTCGCGTTCGCCAGCGGCTATGGCGCGGTGCCCGAAGGGTTCGAGAACCAGCCGCTGATCGAGAAACCCTATCGCGAAGCCGATATCCAGGCGGCGCTGGTCCGGCTGCTGGGCTGA
- the glmS gene encoding glutamine--fructose-6-phosphate transaminase (isomerizing): MCGIVGILGTSDVAQRLFDGLKRLEYRGYDSAGIATLHNGEIDRRRAEGKLANLGNRLAESPLPGLIGIAHTRWATHGAPTEDNAHPHIVGDVTIVHNGIIENFKPLRDALIAEGRQFKSQTDTEVVAHLVDRELKAGKAPRDAVAAVLPRLHGAFAIAFLFRNQPDLLIAARLGAPLTVGYGDGENYLGSDAHALATLTQRIAYLDEGDWAVLTREKIEIFDRDNNPVERPIVQSGATAEAIDKGNHAHFMLKEIYEQPVVVAQTLQSYIRPVEQMVAMPNMHFDLSKIERVVIVACGTASYVGMIGKYWIERFARVPVEVDVASEFRYRDPVLLPHTLGVVVSQSGETADTLAALRHMKANGVTTAGIINVPTSSMAREVDLLLSTHAGPEIGVASTKAFTCQLAVMAALSVNLARAKGLMPPSEERQIVRHLIEAPACINAALARDEQIAAMAPKIAEARDVLYLGRGPDYPLALEGALKLKEISYIHAEGYASGEMKHGPIALIDDLVPLIVLAPSGPLFDKTVSNMQEAKARGARVVLISDKEGLALAGDDAEAVIEMPSVHPLIAPLVYAVPVQLLAYHVAVAKGTDVDQPRNLAKSVTVE, from the coding sequence ATGTGCGGAATTGTCGGAATCCTCGGCACCAGCGACGTCGCGCAGCGGCTGTTCGACGGGCTCAAGCGCCTCGAATATCGCGGCTATGACTCGGCGGGCATCGCCACGTTGCACAATGGCGAGATCGATCGCCGGCGCGCGGAAGGCAAGCTCGCCAATCTGGGCAACCGCCTCGCCGAAAGCCCGCTGCCCGGCCTGATCGGCATCGCGCATACTCGCTGGGCCACGCACGGTGCGCCGACCGAGGACAATGCGCACCCGCACATCGTGGGCGACGTCACCATCGTCCACAACGGCATCATCGAGAATTTCAAGCCGCTGCGCGACGCGCTGATCGCGGAAGGGCGCCAGTTCAAGAGTCAGACCGACACCGAAGTCGTCGCGCATCTGGTCGATCGCGAGCTGAAGGCAGGCAAGGCTCCGCGCGATGCCGTCGCCGCGGTGCTGCCGCGCCTCCACGGCGCGTTCGCCATCGCCTTCCTGTTCCGCAACCAGCCCGACCTGCTGATCGCCGCGCGCCTCGGCGCGCCGCTGACCGTGGGCTATGGGGATGGCGAGAATTACCTGGGCTCGGACGCGCACGCGCTCGCCACGCTGACCCAGCGCATCGCCTATCTCGACGAAGGCGACTGGGCGGTGCTGACGCGCGAGAAGATCGAGATCTTCGATCGCGACAACAATCCCGTCGAGCGGCCGATCGTCCAGTCCGGCGCGACCGCCGAGGCGATCGACAAGGGCAACCACGCCCATTTCATGCTCAAGGAAATCTACGAGCAGCCGGTGGTCGTCGCGCAGACGCTCCAGTCGTACATCCGCCCGGTCGAGCAGATGGTGGCGATGCCCAATATGCATTTCGACCTGTCGAAGATCGAACGCGTGGTGATCGTCGCCTGCGGGACGGCTTCCTATGTCGGGATGATCGGCAAATACTGGATCGAGCGGTTTGCCCGGGTGCCGGTGGAAGTCGATGTGGCGTCGGAGTTCCGGTACCGGGATCCGGTGCTTTTGCCACATACGCTGGGCGTTGTGGTCAGCCAGTCGGGCGAGACCGCCGACACGCTGGCGGCGCTGCGCCACATGAAGGCGAACGGCGTCACCACCGCGGGCATCATCAACGTGCCGACCAGTTCGATGGCGCGAGAAGTCGATCTGCTGCTCTCCACCCATGCCGGGCCGGAAATCGGGGTGGCCTCGACCAAGGCATTCACCTGCCAGCTCGCGGTGATGGCCGCGCTGTCGGTCAATCTTGCCCGTGCCAAGGGGCTGATGCCGCCGAGCGAGGAGCGCCAGATCGTGCGCCATCTAATCGAGGCGCCGGCCTGCATCAACGCGGCGCTGGCGCGCGACGAGCAGATCGCGGCGATGGCCCCGAAGATCGCGGAAGCGCGCGACGTGCTGTATCTCGGCCGCGGTCCCGACTATCCACTGGCGCTGGAAGGCGCGCTGAAGCTCAAGGAAATCAGCTATATCCACGCCGAAGGCTATGCGTCGGGCGAGATGAAGCATGGTCCGATCGCGTTGATCGACGACCTCGTGCCGCTGATCGTGCTGGCACCCTCCGGCCCGCTGTTCGACAAGACCGTGTCGAACATGCAGGAAGCCAAGGCGCGCGGCGCGCGCGTGGTGCTGATCTCCGACAAGGAAGGCCTTGCGCTGGCCGGCGACGATGCCGAGGCAGTGATCGAGATGCCCAGTGTCCACCCGCTGATCGCGCCGCTCGTCTATGCCGTGCCGGTGCAGCTGCTGGCTTACCATGTCGCGGTGGCCAAGGGCACCGACGTCGACCAGCCGCGCAACCTGGCGAAGTCGGTTACGGTGGAATAA